From a region of the Babesia bovis T2Bo chromosome 1, whole genome shotgun sequence genome:
- a CDS encoding Exonuclease V - a 5' deoxyribonuclease family protein, which yields MMDDDESPQRRHKTFRIAKRERSTVSEATAAPSEEDTTPLQCVDNGLDALIPDIEDYISESMTAQNNDLTELPPVIKFRKNWSLSVTDLSAQLWCEKQIELVLITGRKRVTKEMELGTERHEALELEDHDIVEVEVFTNEDYLGIKLLNSINLLEQLMSSGKCREVWVFGNFHGYVIRGIIDQLEIITGANGKKQILISDTKTRKQRKKPSMSQVQGASLQVQTYGIILEELRNNNVKFEKLYESFECDKLAPFVSEELVSEGCLAKLEQRFLKMFASLPEIATTMQLSYEHGGEVFETSEIPLQKESTMYTIQYLCDFWEGHRQAEPVVKRESWKCKICEFQDECEVTPLVKPANKQVKTDPGQITIDAFLQKTK from the exons ATGATGGACGACGATGAAAGTCCACAGAGAAGGCATAAGACCTTCAGAATCGCTAAAAGGGAGCGTTCTACGGTGTCTGAAGCTACTGCTGCTCCATCAGAAGAGGATACAACTCCACTCCAGTGCGTGGATAATGGTCTAGATGCTCTGATCCCGGATATCGAGGATTACATATCAGAGTCAATGACTGCGCAAAACAATGATCTAACTGAACTACCACCAGTTATCAAGTTTAGGAAGAATTGGAGTTTATCAGTAACTGATCTTTCAGCCCAGCTGTGGTGTGAGAAGCAAATTGAGCTTGTGCTGATAACAGGGCGCAAACGCGTTACTAAAGAAATGGAACTGGGTACAGAACGACACGAAGCACTTGAATTGGAGGACCACGACATAGTTGAAGTCGAAGTTTTCACTAATGAGGACTATCTAGGCATCAAGCTGCTAAACTCAATCAATTTACTTGAGCAGTTGATGTCATCTGGCAAGTGTCGTGAAGTATGGGTATTCGGCAACTTTCACGGTTATGTCATTCGCGGCATCATTGACCAGCTGGAGATAATAACGGGTGCCAACGGAAAGAAGcaaatattgatatcgGATACCAAAACCAGGAAACAACGTAAAAAACCAAGTATGTCACAGGTACAAGGGGCGTCATTGCAAGTACAAACTTATGGAATCATCCTGGAAGAACTTAGGAATAACAATGTAAAGTTTGAAAAGTTGTACGAATCTTTCGAGTGTGATAAGCTGGCACCATTCGTCTCCGAGGAACTAGTATCCGAAGGATGCCTAGCTAAACTCGAACAAAGGTTTCTCAAAATGTTTGCTTCGTTACCTGAAATCGCAACTACAATGCAGCTATCTTATGAACATGGAGGTGAAGTGTTCGAGACTTCCGAAATACCACTGCAAAAGGAGTCCACCATGTACACAATACAGTATTTATGTGACTTTTGGGAAGGACATCGCCAAGCAGAGCCCGTTGTA AAAAGGGAATCGTGGAAGTGCAAAATATGTGAATTCCAAGACGAGTGTGAAGTGACGCCATTGGTCAAACCGGCGAATAAACAGGTTAAAACAGACCCCGGGCAAATAACTATTGACGCTTTTTTGCAGAAGACTAAGTGA
- a CDS encoding hypothetical protein (encoded by transcript variant B - alternatively spliced) yields the protein MYVKRYLAILAGIWHVGVIESKLSIRAQRTYTLSDGGVQSGAFVNRGRYNYIASRNYVLASKHTMGTIKGDHFHFEPISIERVGSDPPEYRVFRVPVPLETSYTAPGDGGDTSQVAPSEANGTPIYNSVQQNAVTVRSPFRRFIERNIEKVEKKKGVRMSLNPQGASLVLIAHGDRSTEAINEMLNMCRKSNVYNFYLCFPVRGAEFHGLFDEFKSQVKQCIGQNVAYEMRPHVTLALLNLVTDEDLDAIIKALQATAVAVSQLRAPDSTNQGYEVHLEGTKSIKYKGKAARRSVFMTNAQLNEALSDIAYEFQDSVKRAINKVINKSNEASQHQRAKPTKNS from the exons ATGTATGTTAAACGATATCTAGCGATATTGGCTGGCATTTGGCACGTTGGTGTAATAGAATCCAAGTTATCTATCAGGGCTCAGAGAACATATACCTTATCTGATGGAGGTGTACAAAGTGGAGCATTTGTAAACAGAGGAAGGTACAACTATATTGCCTCTAGGAATTATGTACTTGCAAGTAAACATACAATGGGTACTATCAAGGGAGATCACTTTCATTTTGAGCCAATATCCATAGAGCGTGTGGGCAGTGATCCACCAGAATACAGAGTATTCAGAGTGCCTGTGCCATTGGAAACATCATATACAGCGCCAGGTGATGGTG GTGACACTTCACAAGTGGCTCCATCAGAAGCCAATGGGACTCCAATTTACAATTCAGTGCAACAAAATGCTGTTACCGTGAGATCACCATTTAGGCGCTTTATAGAAAGAAATATTGAGAAGGTAGAAAAGAAAAAGGGCGTACGTATGAGTCTCAACCCTCAAGGAGCCTCCTTGGTTCTAATTGCCCATGGCGACCGTTCAACTGAAGCTATCAACGAAATGTTGAACATGTGTCGCAAGAGCAATGTTTACAACTTCTATCTGTGTTTTCCTGTACGTGGAGCTGAGTTCCATGGCCTGTTTGACGAATTCAAGTCACAGGTGAAGCAATGCATTG GTCAGAATGTAGCTTATGAAATGAGACCACATGTAACCCTAGCGCTGCTAAATCTAGTTACCGATGAGGATCTAGATGCAATTATCAAAGCACTGCAGGCAACTGCAGTGGCGGTATCGCAACTTCGTGCACCTGACTCCACAAACCAGGGCTACGAAGTACATCTAGAGGGGACTAAATCCATAAAATACAAGGGCAAAGCCGCACGCCGTAGCGTGTTCATGACTAATGCACAGCTAAATGAAGCATTAAGTGATATTGCTTATGAGTTCCAGGACAGTGTAAAGCGTGCGATTAATAAGGTTATCAATAAATCAAATGAAGCATCACAGCACCAGCGTGCTAAACCTACGAAAAAC AGTTGA
- a CDS encoding hypothetical protein (encoded by transcript variant A - alternatively spliced) yields the protein MYVKRYLAILAGIWHVGVIESKLSIRAQRTYTLSDGGVQSGAFVNRGRYNYIASRNYVLASKHTMGTIKGDHFHFEPISIERVGSDPPEYRVFRVPVPLETSYTAPGDGGDTSQVAPSEANGTPIYNSVQQNAVTVRSPFRRFIERNIEKVEKKKGVRMSLNPQGASLVLIAHGDRSTEAINEMLNMCRKSNVYNFYLCFPVRGAEFHGLFDEFKSQVKQCIGQNVAYEMRPHVTLALLNLVTDEDLDAIIKALQATAVAVSQLRAPDSTNQGYEVHLEGTKSIKYKGKAARRSVFMTNAQLNEALSDIAYEFQDSVKRAINKVINKSNEASQHQRAKPTKNVSEIGRMTEAEAAAHGIFITPGGNIEVTYTDIELMDPKGVISDEQLDSMIAELHGRNTVIDEPSPIGPAAKTGNKIPTKLEPTNEHDQGTQLDDQSDNDYATVYREPETINTDEEVDVPEYDPSVTHEFHVTLLRNSNVDKLGHLDFKGNGLVNCVELRARGAEVCSFKAYTKTQLMRFVGHRYDGRLQTEYGVNYPSGTEQPSGMSHDLVTDNGANKEHNAASRFVFWI from the exons ATGTATGTTAAACGATATCTAGCGATATTGGCTGGCATTTGGCACGTTGGTGTAATAGAATCCAAGTTATCTATCAGGGCTCAGAGAACATATACCTTATCTGATGGAGGTGTACAAAGTGGAGCATTTGTAAACAGAGGAAGGTACAACTATATTGCCTCTAGGAATTATGTACTTGCAAGTAAACATACAATGGGTACTATCAAGGGAGATCACTTTCATTTTGAGCCAATATCCATAGAGCGTGTGGGCAGTGATCCACCAGAATACAGAGTATTCAGAGTGCCTGTGCCATTGGAAACATCATATACAGCGCCAGGTGATGGTG GTGACACTTCACAAGTGGCTCCATCAGAAGCCAATGGGACTCCAATTTACAATTCAGTGCAACAAAATGCTGTTACCGTGAGATCACCATTTAGGCGCTTTATAGAAAGAAATATTGAGAAGGTAGAAAAGAAAAAGGGCGTACGTATGAGTCTCAACCCTCAAGGAGCCTCCTTGGTTCTAATTGCCCATGGCGACCGTTCAACTGAAGCTATCAACGAAATGTTGAACATGTGTCGCAAGAGCAATGTTTACAACTTCTATCTGTGTTTTCCTGTACGTGGAGCTGAGTTCCATGGCCTGTTTGACGAATTCAAGTCACAGGTGAAGCAATGCATTG GTCAGAATGTAGCTTATGAAATGAGACCACATGTAACCCTAGCGCTGCTAAATCTAGTTACCGATGAGGATCTAGATGCAATTATCAAAGCACTGCAGGCAACTGCAGTGGCGGTATCGCAACTTCGTGCACCTGACTCCACAAACCAGGGCTACGAAGTACATCTAGAGGGGACTAAATCCATAAAATACAAGGGCAAAGCCGCACGCCGTAGCGTGTTCATGACTAATGCACAGCTAAATGAAGCATTAAGTGATATTGCTTATGAGTTCCAGGACAGTGTAAAGCGTGCGATTAATAAGGTTATCAATAAATCAAATGAAGCATCACAGCACCAGCGTGCTAAACCTACGAAAAACGTAAGTGAAATTGGTAGAATGACCGAAGCGGAGGCTGCTGCACATGGTATATTCATTACCCCCGGTGGTAATATAGAAGTGACTTATACCGATATAGAGTTGATGGACCCTAAAGGTGTTATATCAGATGAGCAACTGGACAGCATGATAGCTGAATTACATGGTAGAAACACGGTTATAGATGAACCCAGCCCAATAGGTCCTGCTGCCAAAACTGGTAACAAGATTCCAACAAAGCTGGAACCTACAAATGAACATGATCAAGGCACCCAACTGGACGATCAATCTGATAATGATTATGCCACTGTCTATCGTGAACCTGAGACTATAAACACGGATGAGGAAGTAGATGTACCAGAGTACGATCCATCAGTCACACATGAATTCCACGTAACATTGCTCAGGAACTCTAATGTAGATAAATTAGGACACTTGGACTTCAAAGGCAATGGATTAGTCAACTGCGTGGAACTGCGTGCTAGAGGGGCTGAAGTATGCTCCTTCAAGGCCTACACCAAAACACAACTAATGCGCTTTGTAGGCCACAGATATGACGGCAGGCTGCAGACAGAGTATGGTGTTAACTACCCAAGTGGTACTGAACAACCTTCTGGCATGTCACATGACCTTGTCACAGATAATGGAGCGAATAAGGAGCATAACGCAGCGTCACGCTTCGTATTCTGGATATAG
- a CDS encoding putative ribonuclease HII, with protein sequence MSKSGRFKMENDNMQCFRVFRSGIPDNSVPLMMGIDEAGRGPVLGPMVYGSFVCPIGDEYRRMLKDNIGVDDSKKLTASLRDSKFRALNGPETPFAMCAEVITPRYISYKMLQREAYNLNNISHDSAIALIRYYISQGFNITEVYVDAVGPAAKYEAMLTQLFPKIKCVVANKADSIFPVVSAASIVAKVIRDNIIDSWFKDSPERVDVGSGYPGDPVTKQFLSSHLDRLFGFSSFVRVSWSTAKSILDDETRAVPFEWYDPDSEEEESDRARQLHEVRWPPFSLLKDIKEL encoded by the exons ATGTCTAAAAGCGGCAGATTCAAGATGGAAAATGACAATATGCAGTGTTTTCGGGTATTCCGATCTGGAATCCCTGATAATTCAGTACCGCTCATGATGG GCATTGACGAAGCTGGACGGGGCCCAGTGTTAGGCCCTATGGTCTACGGTAGCTTCGTGTGTCCCATTGGGGATGAATATCGCAGAATGCTGAAGGACAACATAGGAGTTGACGACTCCAAGAAGTTGACTGCATCATTACGTGACTCTAAGTTCCGTGCATTGAACGGTCCCGAAACCCCTTTTGCAATGTGTGCGGAGGTGATTACTCCTAGGTACATTAGTTACAAGATGCTACAACG GGAGGCCTATAATTTGAATAACATATCGCACGATTCTGCCATTGCGCTCATACGTTATTACATATCGCAGGGATTCAACATAACGGAG GTATATGTAGACGCAGTGGGTCCCGCTGCCAAGTATGAAGCTATGTTGACTCAATTGTTCCCCAAGATAAAATGTGTT GTTGCCAACAAGGCAGATTCTATATTTCCCGTGGTTAGTGCGGCGTCCATTGTTGCGAAGGTCATTCGTGACAACATTATTGACAGTTGGTTCAAGGATTCGCCTGAACGCGTGGATGTGGGTTCTGGCTATCCCGGAGATCCCGTGACAAAGCAATTTCTATCTTCACATCTAGACCGTTTATTTGGGTTCTCGTCCTTTGTACGTGTAAGCTGGTCCACTGCTAAGAGCATTTTGGATGATGAAACGCGTGCTGTACCTTTTGAATGGTACGATCCCGATTCCGAAGAGGAGGAATCTGACCGTGCTCGTCAACTGCATGAGGTCCGCTGGCCTCCGTTCAGCTTGCTAAAGGACATCAAGGAACTTTAA
- a CDS encoding Brix domain containing protein, with protein sequence MLRKTLRERREYLFAKAQEERQATSLKNARKLKEALKDNKPIPTELRNLSGTVHDSLDLLDTHHREEHTHADDEYAFVGIKTPKIMVTTSRDPSSRLSQFAKEVRLIIPNSERMNRGSYILKDLVTFCKSKDVSDIVLLYEHRGEPNAMIICHLPHGPTAYFQLSQVVLRHDLPEKPPTMSEAYPHLIFHNFSSQLGERVKNIIRYMFPPANEDETRVLSFVNKRDYIHFRHHVWTSNNRDGDDKEVQLTEVGPRFIMRPFKIELGTVDMRDIETEWALRPYFNSIKLALTAE encoded by the exons ATGCTGAGGAAGACCCTGAGGGAACGCCGAGAGTACCTGTTTGCCAAAGCGCAAGAGGAACGACAGGCAACATCACTTAAGAACGCGCGAAAGCTCAAGGAGGCCTTAAAGGATAATAAGCCCATACCTACCGAGTTACGCAATCTTAGTGGGACTGTCCACGACTCACTTGACCTGTTAGATACACACCACAGAGAGGAACATACCCATGCAGACGATGAGTATGCCTTCGTAG GGATTAAAACTCCTAAAATCATGGTTACCACCTCAAGGGATCCTTCTTCAAGACTCTCCCAATTCGCCAAGGAGGTCAGGTTAATCATACCTAACTCGGAGCGTATGAACAGGGGTTCATACATTCTGAAGGACCTGGTTACATTCTGCAAGTCAAAGGACGTTTCTGATATAGTACTATTGTACGAACATCGTGGTGAGCCTAACGCCATGATAATATGCCACCTCCCTCATGGACCCACTGCATACTTCCAGCTCTCACAGGTGGTACTTAGGCACGACCTCCCTGAGAAACCTCCAACAATGTCAGAG GCTTACCCACACCTCATTTTCCACAACTTCTCATCGCAACTGGGTGAAAGGGTAAAGAACATTATAAGGTACATGTTCCCCCCTGCTAACGAGGATGAAACACGGGTATTGTCGTTTGTTAACAAACGGGATTACATACACTTCCGCCATCACGTATGGACATCAAACAACCGTGACG GTGATGATAAGGAAGTACAGCTTACGGAGGTAGGGCCTCGATTCATCATGCGGCCCTTTAAAATCGAGTTGGGCACCGTTGATATGCGTGATATCGAAACCGAATGGGCATTACGTCCATATTTCAACAGTATAAAGCTAGCTCTAACGGCAGAGTAG